In the genome of Candidatus Nitrosotenuis sp. DW1, one region contains:
- a CDS encoding aconitase X swivel domain-containing protein, whose amino-acid sequence MTFKVIVKGKASGKIMKTDIPINFLGAVDKKTGIIHDTKHDLVGKSIKDSILVFPYGVGSSVGAYTIYSLKSSKSAPLAMICAKADLSVASGCALANIPMVIATEFDKLEDGKEITLDTESDKLIIFRE is encoded by the coding sequence ATGACATTCAAAGTAATAGTTAAGGGAAAAGCATCTGGAAAAATCATGAAAACTGATATCCCGATCAACTTCCTTGGGGCGGTTGACAAAAAAACAGGTATCATCCATGACACAAAGCATGATCTTGTGGGCAAATCGATAAAAGACTCCATCCTCGTTTTTCCATACGGCGTTGGAAGTAGTGTAGGCGCATATACCATTTACTCACTCAAGTCAAGCAAGTCTGCTCCACTTGCGATGATATGCGCAAAGGCAGATCTCAGCGTAGCCTCAGGATGCGCACTTGCAAACATACCGATGGTTATTGCAACAGAATTTGACAAACTTGAGGATGGAAAAGAGATAACACTTGATACAGAATCGGACAAACTCATAATTTTTCGCGAATAA
- a CDS encoding TIGR00296 family protein, with translation MKDYDLTDEDGTVLVQTARKIVTEYITKHHRLEIEEKIKEKFSFDAGIFVTLSISSELRGCIGYPMPRRLNNALIDAAIAAATEDPRFSPVTKNELDKITFEVTVLTPPVEIKVDDPSKLTSCIKVGRDGLIVRQGFYSGLLLPQVPVEYGWTEEEFLSHTCQKAGLPSNCWKDKKTTVSSFEGVIFKEEVPNGKIIREKL, from the coding sequence ATGAAAGATTATGATCTTACCGATGAGGACGGCACAGTACTTGTACAAACTGCGCGAAAAATTGTTACAGAATACATCACAAAACATCACAGATTAGAGATTGAAGAAAAAATAAAAGAAAAATTTTCCTTTGATGCCGGCATATTTGTTACATTGAGTATTTCGTCGGAGCTTCGCGGCTGCATTGGATATCCCATGCCAAGAAGACTGAATAACGCGTTGATTGATGCGGCTATTGCAGCAGCTACTGAGGATCCAAGGTTCTCGCCGGTCACAAAGAATGAGCTTGACAAAATAACATTTGAAGTGACGGTTCTTACGCCACCTGTTGAAATCAAAGTTGACGATCCTTCTAAATTGACGTCGTGCATTAAAGTAGGCAGAGATGGTCTGATAGTAAGACAGGGGTTTTACTCTGGACTTTTACTTCCACAGGTTCCAGTAGAATACGGCTGGACTGAAGAGGAATTTCTTTCCCATACATGTCAAAAGGCCGGCCTTCCAAGTAATTGTTGGAAGGACAAGAAAACAACAGTGTCTTCATTTGAAGGTGTGATTTTCAAAGAAGAGGTGCCAAACGGAAAAATTATTCGCGAAAAATTATGA
- a CDS encoding Mut7-C RNAse domain-containing protein, translated as MSSKPKFLADAMLGNIARKLRLLGFDCKYFTTIDDDQLLSIAKIENRILVTRDRNITNICKKQNIPAIDLSNIDETSQIVEIYKKTNLNRCKIDMNNVRCTICNGIIRSIEKEKIIKHIPDKVAQNMQQFWICSSCNHIYWEGTHIRNLQKFIDEVNERL; from the coding sequence ATGAGCAGTAAACCAAAATTTTTAGCAGACGCAATGCTTGGAAACATTGCAAGAAAGCTTCGATTACTAGGATTTGATTGCAAATATTTTACAACGATTGACGATGATCAGTTACTATCGATCGCAAAAATCGAGAATCGTATTCTTGTTACAAGAGATCGTAATATAACAAACATTTGCAAAAAACAGAACATTCCTGCGATAGATCTTTCTAATATTGATGAAACTAGCCAAATTGTTGAAATTTATAAAAAAACAAACCTCAACAGATGCAAAATAGACATGAATAACGTAAGGTGTACCATATGCAATGGAATTATTCGATCAATAGAAAAAGAAAAAATCATCAAGCATATTCCTGATAAAGTAGCGCAAAACATGCAACAGTTCTGGATATGTAGTTCCTGTAACCACATATACTGGGAAGGAACTCATATTAGAAACCTGCAGAAATTTATTGATGAAGTAAATGAAAGATTATGA